The Glycine soja cultivar W05 chromosome 3, ASM419377v2, whole genome shotgun sequence genome window below encodes:
- the LOC114407680 gene encoding 40S ribosomal protein S24-1-like: MADKAVTIRTRKFMTNRLLSRKQFVVDVLHPGRANVSKAELKEKLARMYDVKDPNTVFVFKFRTHFGGGKSTGFGLIYDTVENAKKYEPKYRLIRNGLDTKVEKSRKQMKERKNRAKKIRGVKKTKASDAAKAGKKK; this comes from the exons ATGGCGGACAAGGCTGTTACAATCCGAACCCGAAAGTTCATGACCAACAGGCTTCTTTCCAGGAAGCAGTTT GTCGTTGATGTTCTTCATCCAGGGAGGGCAAATGTTTCCAAG GCTGAACTTAAGGAGAAGCTAGCTAGGATGTATGATGTGAAAGACCCTAATACTGTATTTGTCTTCAAATTCCGAACACATTTTGGAGGTGGCAAATCCACTGGATTTGGTTTGATTTATGACACAGTGGAAAATGCTAAAAAGTATGAGCCCAAATACAGGCTTATCAGG AACGGCCTTGACACTAAGGTAGAAAAGTCAAGGAAGCAAATGAAGGAGAGAAAGAATAGAGCTAAGAAGATTCGCGGAGTAAAGAAG ACCAAGGCTTCCGATGCTGCCAAGGctggaaaaaagaaataa
- the LOC114407679 gene encoding probable transcription factor At5g28040, translated as MASEQHDAVFREEDMDDDDDESQEDEEYEEDDDEENVPSPSTALAVTVAVPGSAVSNGGGGSPISKPTATATTATIVLADSSDPKRRRLELIEEKKPPPPLDDSRRLFQRLWTDEDEIELLQGFLDYTSQRGSSHHNDTALFYDQIKSKLQLDFNKNQLVEKIRRLKKKYRNVLNKICSGKEFSFKSAHDQATFEISRKIWSNVTPVGDNSLDDDEINPSRSPNPNLNFSPVILKNETIFRNSTEKKTPKRSRPRSAVKIEPNDGSASNRDHNCISNTTPTATAAATNTTAAAAGTNNNNCNSGYGNNIPSLIEETVKSCLSPVLKELMAGAMGGGAFGGRGFSLNLNPMPFMNLSFGGGEMVDEKWRKQQILELEVYSKRLELVQDQIKAAMEELRSHGGGGL; from the coding sequence ATGGCTTCGGAGCAACACGACGCCGTTTTCCGCGAAGAAGACATggacgacgacgacgacgagTCTCAGGAGGACGAAGAGTACGAAGAAGACGACGACGAAGAAAACGTGCCCTCTCCCTCCACCGCTCTCGCTGTCACCGTCGCCGTCCCCGGTTCCGCCGTCTCCAACGGCGGCGGTGGCTCTCCAATTTCGAAGCCCACCGCCACCGCCACCACCGCCACCATCGTCCTCGCCGACTCATCCGATCCGAAGCGGCGTCGCCTGGAGCTAATCGAGGAGAAAAAGCCGCCGCCGCCGCTGGATGACTCGCGGCGGCTGTTTCAGCGGCTGTGGACCGATGAGGATGAGATCGAGCTCTTGCAAGGGTTCCTCGACTACACATCGCAGCGAGGATCCTCGCACCACAACGACACCGCTTTGTTCTACGACCAAATCAAGTCGAAGCTCCAACTCGATTTCAACAAGAATCAGCTCGTGGAGAAGATCCGAAGGCTGAAGAAGAAGTACCGGAACGTCCTCAACAAGATTTGCTCCGGCAAGGAATTCTCCTTCAAGAGCGCTCACGATCAAGCCACCTTCGAAATCTCGCGCAAGATCTGGAGCAACGTGACTCCAGTCGGCGACAATTCATTGGACGACGACGAAATCAACCCTAGCCGTAGCCCCAACCCTAACCTTAATTTTAGCCCTGTAATTCTTAAGAATGAAACGATTTTCAGGAATTCCACGGAGAAGAAAACACCGAAACGCTCTCGGCCTCGATCGGCGGTGAAAATCGAGCCAAATGACGGATCCGCGTCGAACAGAGATCATAATTGTATTAGCAATACTACACCTACTGCTACTGCTGCTGCTACTAACActactgctgctgctgctggtaCTAACAATAATAACTGTAACAGTGGTTATGGAAATAACATACCGAGTTTGATTGAGGAGACGGTGAAGAGTTGTTTGTCGCCGGTGTTGAAGGAATTGATGGCAGGGGCCATGGGAGGAGGAGCGTTTGGAGGGAGAGGGTTTTCGTTGAACTTGAACCCTATGCCTTttatgaatttgagttttggcgGTGGGGAAATGGTGGATGAGAAATGGAGGAAGCAACAGATATTGGAGTTGGAAGTGTATTCGAAGCGGTTGGAACTGGTGCAGGATCAGATCAAGGCAGCTATGGAGGAGTTGCGGTCACATGGAGGAGGAGGATTAtag
- the LOC114407681 gene encoding probable serine/threonine-protein kinase WNK9: MNELETTDSSASEFVEVDPTGRYGRYNEILGKGASKTVYRAFDEYQGIEVAWNQVKLYDFLQSPEDLERLYCEIHLLKTLKHRNIMKFYTSWVDTANRNINFVTEMFTSGTLRQYRQKHKRVNIRAVKHWCRQILRGLLYLHSHDPPVIHRDLKCDNIFINGNQGEVKIGDLGLAAILRKSHAAHCVGTPEFMAPEVYEESYNELVDIYSFGMCVLEMVTFEYPYSECSHPAQIYKKVISGKKPDALYKVKDPEVRQFVEKCLATVSLRLSARELLDDPFLQIDDYEYDLGPVDSGAFDDLGPLTHQPFFDLHQSFSNMSTEYSNGFEYGDWYSHPADIEPSGIELFECHDEEASEDVDISIRGKRKDDGGIFLRLRIADKEGHIRNIYFPFDIGTDTALSVATEMVAELDITDQDVTSIADMIDGEIASLVPEWKPGPGIEETNHHLNNFFCHNCVSIHTSGGNVMEFLSHNQCGKNSQLPQCCRHGCTSMHGRFEEITFPSECDNHVRGDAPIKSSQSDCLQRQESWNHHESCELSPVESDESHSGEQFDKPVLAEDKGKKGIWENKFAHDPGNPPRSLSGNYFSAIRFLCCGPEIEYEKEVRQEMRWIKAKHNRESRELGDKRFGIATESSHTSNREHKTEQCIMPPLPQTANGVHNGIHLKPLGNIWNYESSCRSQVQKNHPNLDTQRAQNCEVMCSHKEGMVTEKSFYTGSLRDTLHRTVSLPVDAVDV, encoded by the exons TACAATGAAATCCTCGGCAAAGGAGCTTCCAAGACAGT ATATAGAGCATTTGATGAGTACCAAGGGATTGAAGTTGCTTGGAATCAGGTTAAATTGTATGATTTTCTGCAGAGCCCTGAAGATCTCGAGAGGCTTTACTGTGAAATTCACCTCCTCAAGACGTTGAAGCACAGAAACATAATGAAATTTTACACATCTTGGGTTGATACAGCAAATAGAAATATCAACTTTGTGACTGAAATGTTCACTTCTGGCACCCTTAGACA GTATAGGCAAAAGCACAAGAGAGTTAACATTAGGGCAGTGAAGCATTGGTGTAGACAGATCCTGAGAGGGCTTCTCTATCTTCATAGCCATGACCCACCTGTGATCCATAGAGATCTTAAatgtgataatatttttatcaatggAAACCAAGGGGAAGTTAAGATTGGGGATCTTGGGTTGGCAGCAATTCTCCGCAAGTCCCATGCTGCTCATTGTGTAG GGACGCCTGAGTTCATGGCACCAGAAGTTTATGAAGAGTCATATAATGAATTAGTTGACATATATTCCTTTGGGATGTGTGTATTAGAGATGGTCACGTTTGAATATCCTTATAGCGAATGTAGCCATCCAGCACAAATCTACAAGAAAGTTATTTCA GGGAAGAAACCGGATGCCTTGTATAAAGTGAAGGATCCAGAAGTACGACAATTTGTTGAGAAATGCCTGGCAACGGTGTCTCTAAGGCTCTCTGCTAGGGAGCTTCTAGATGATCCTTTTCTTCAGATTGATGATTATGAGTATGATTTGGGACCCGTGGACAGTGGAGCATTTGATGACTTGGGTCCTCTTACCCATCAGCCATTCTTTGATCTCCACCAGAGTTTTAGTAACATGAGTACTGAATACTCAAATGGCTTCGAATATGGAGACTGGTATTCTCATCCAGCTGATATTGAACCTAGTGGAATTGAACTTTTCGAGTGCCATGATGAGGAAGCCTCTGAAGATGTTGACATAAGCATCAGAGGCAAGAGGAAAGATGACGGTGGCATCTTTTTGAGACTAAGAATTGCAGACAAAGAAG GCCATATTCGGaatatttattttccatttgACATAGGGACGGACACAGCATTAAGTGTAGCAACTGAAATGGTTGCAGAACTCGACATTACTGATCAGGATGTTACCAGTATTGCAGATATGATAGATGGGGAAATTGCTTCCTTGGTACCTGAATGGAAGCCGGGACCAGGAATTGAAGAAACCAACcatcatttaaataattttttttgtcacaatTGTGTGTCTATTCATACTTCGGGTGGCAATGTTATGGAATTTCTTTCACATAATCAATGTGGAAAGAACTCGCAACTTCCTCAATGCTGTAGGCATGGATGTACTTCAATGCATGGGCGTTTTGAGGAGATTACCTTCCCATCCGAGTGTGACAATCATGTTAGAGGGGATGCACCTATCAAATCAAGCCAATCAGACTGCTTGCAGCGTCAGGAATCATGGAATCATCATGAAAGTTGTGAACTGAGTCCAGTAGAGTCTGATGAAAGTCATTCTGGTGAGCAATTTGATAAACCAGTATTagcagaagacaaaggaaaaaaaggcATTTGGGAAAACAAGTTCGCACATGATCCAGGAAATCCCCCACGAAGTTTATCAGGAAATTATTTCTCTGCTATCCGTTTTTTGTGTTGTGGCCCTGAGATTGAATATGAGAAAGAGGTTCGACAAGAAATGAGATGGATCAAAGCAAAACACAATAGGGAGTCAAGGGAACTTGGAGATAAACGGTTTGGTATAGCAACTGAATCTTCACATACTAGTAATAGAGAGCACAAAACTGAACAATGCATTATGCCACCACTGCCACAGACAGCAAACGGTGTGCACAATGGGATTCACTTGAAACCCTTAGGTAATATCTGGAATTATGAATCCAGTTGCCGTTCTCAAGTCCAAAAGAACCACCCCAATTTGGACACCCAAAGGGCCCAAAATTGTGAGGTGATGTGTTCTCACAAAGAAGGTATGGTTACTGAGAAGAGTTTTTACACAGGCTCGCTTAGAGACACTCTACACAGGACAGTTTCCCTTCCTGTTGATGCTGTGGATGTTTAG
- the LOC114407678 gene encoding uncharacterized protein LOC114407678, whose product MGIYYGCPSSPPHTVRAGWSEMRMASALSLHLSTPFSQLHPSLKPKKLHDFPTLSLSKPRKLSVNSVDISKEDTPVKPESELENLGPRRLEEKFAVLNTGIYECRSCGYKYDEAVGDPSYPLPPGYQFEKLPDDWRCPTCGAAQSFFQSKSVQIAGFAQNQQYGLGGNSLTSGQKTILIYGTLLLFFALFLSGYFLQ is encoded by the coding sequence ATGGGCATATActatggttgtccttcttctccTCCACACACCGTGAGGGCTGGCTGGTCAGAAATGAGAATGGCTTCAGCATTGTCCCTGCATCTCTCAACCCCTTTCTCCCAACTCCACCCTAGTCTCAAACCTAAAAAACTCCATGATTTCCCCACTCTCTCCCTCTCCAAACCTCGAAAACTCAGCGTGAACTCCGTGGACATCTCCAAAGAAGACACGCCCGTGAAACCCGAATCGGAGCTGGAGAACTTGGGGCCGCGGCGGCTGGAGGAGAAGTTCGCGGTTCTGAACACTGGAATCTACGAGTGCCGCTCCTGCGGCTATAAATACGACGAGGCAGTGGGCGACCCTTCCTATCCCTTACCGCCCGGCTATCAGTTCGAGAAGCTTCCGGATGATTGGCGCTGCCCCACTTGTGGGGCCGCCCAGAGTTTCTTCCAGAGCAAGAGCGTTCAGATCGCTGGGTTTGCTCAGAACCAGCAATATGGGCTTGGTGGCAATTCTCTCACTTCGGGTCAGAAGACTATTCTTATATACGGCACTTTGTTGCTCTTCTTTGCGCTCTTTTTGAGTGGCTACTTCCTCCAATAG
- the LOC114407682 gene encoding uncharacterized protein LOC114407682 has product MGRTLQRDLNRIAAVADTSPSEGLHYVLTETTLALLRHPDYCISAYSSVDIKQGIEDGEKRFNQLSIEERGKFDEETLVNVNNIKRQSTRSQRANGFSNEYIVITILAAAEGDHKLPSINGSGDLKQALQKLGSIPSSRLLAVEVLWTPQNENDTLSERELLEDYPLLRPL; this is encoded by the exons ATGGGTCGCACACTTCAAAGGGATCTGAATAGGATTGCAGCAGTTGCTGATACATCACCTTCAGAAGGTCTGCATTATGTATTGACAG AGACAACCCTAGCTTTGCTTCGGCATCCTGATTACTGTATCTCAGCGTATTCATCT GTGGACATAAAGCAGGGTATTGAAGATGGGGAGAAACGTTTCAATCAACTTTCAATTGAAGAGCGGGGCAAGTTTGATGAAGAGACACTAGTCAATGTTAATAACATAAAGAGACAAAGCACAAGAAGCCAGAGAGCGAATGGGTTCAGCAATGAATACATAGTG ATAACAATCTTGGCTGCTGCCGAAGGAGACCATAAACTTCCAAGCATCAATGGAAGTGGAGACTTGAAGCAAGCTTTACAGAAACTTGGTTCCATTCCGTCAAGCAGATTATTG GCAGTTGAGGTGTTATGGACACCACAGAATGAGAACGATACTCTCTCAGAACGGGAGTTACTTGAAGATTACCCGCTTTTACGGCCTTTGTAA